One window of Gemmatimonadaceae bacterium genomic DNA carries:
- a CDS encoding peroxidase family protein — MQHTHCLAPMRARAKIDAPLVPASYGRLFPDLRSFSADQEFLFALGRAGGLCDCGDTGDAAESLGRVAAGWPLFGQFVAHDITADRSAPKPQVDPSQLHNARSPRLDLQCLYGDGPVGHPFLYQRNDPAKLLTSPDGGDVLRNVEGTAIIGDPRDDSHLLISQMHLAFVRAHNAFVDRARSAGIAEPDLFSNAARELRWHYQTAIVDEFLPSLIGQRMTDELLREGCRYFRPGPEIFIPLEFADAAYRYGHSQIRHRYVLNARGESFAIFPDLIGFRPVPPERNVDWSCFFDERGKSTAQRAKRIDGRLVRALIELPVALTGECEVEEYHSLAVRDLQRGQGVGLPSGEAVARRLGETPLSGDEIGAANAGWRGETPLWYYILREADVKSSGNGLGPVGGRIVGEVLVGLLDRDPTSVRFAPNDWRPIATLVELLTQSIAGV; from the coding sequence ATGCAGCACACACACTGCCTTGCTCCGATGCGCGCGCGAGCAAAGATCGACGCGCCACTGGTGCCCGCGTCGTACGGAAGGCTCTTTCCCGACCTGCGGTCGTTCTCCGCCGATCAGGAGTTTCTGTTCGCACTCGGGAGGGCTGGCGGACTCTGCGACTGTGGCGATACTGGCGATGCGGCGGAATCACTCGGGCGCGTCGCCGCAGGCTGGCCGCTGTTCGGGCAGTTCGTCGCCCACGACATCACCGCGGATCGGTCGGCACCAAAACCGCAGGTCGACCCTTCACAGCTCCACAACGCGCGGTCGCCCCGGCTCGATCTCCAATGTTTGTATGGCGACGGTCCGGTAGGGCATCCATTTCTGTACCAGCGAAACGATCCCGCCAAGCTGCTGACGAGTCCGGACGGCGGAGACGTTCTTCGCAACGTCGAGGGCACGGCGATCATCGGCGATCCGCGCGATGATTCACATCTGCTCATATCGCAGATGCACCTCGCCTTCGTGCGCGCGCACAACGCGTTCGTCGACCGGGCACGCTCGGCCGGCATCGCGGAGCCGGACCTCTTCTCGAATGCGGCGCGCGAGCTGCGATGGCACTATCAGACGGCGATCGTGGACGAGTTTCTGCCTTCGCTCATCGGTCAACGCATGACGGACGAGCTCCTCCGCGAGGGCTGTCGGTATTTCCGTCCCGGGCCGGAGATCTTCATACCATTGGAATTCGCCGACGCCGCGTATCGCTACGGCCATTCGCAGATTCGGCATCGCTACGTGCTCAACGCGCGAGGCGAGTCGTTCGCCATCTTTCCGGATTTGATTGGCTTCCGCCCCGTGCCGCCCGAGCGAAATGTCGACTGGAGCTGTTTCTTCGACGAGCGAGGGAAGAGCACCGCACAGCGCGCGAAGCGCATCGACGGCCGATTGGTGCGAGCCTTGATCGAGCTGCCGGTTGCGCTCACCGGCGAGTGTGAAGTGGAGGAGTATCACTCGCTCGCGGTGCGTGATCTGCAGCGAGGGCAGGGCGTGGGACTTCCATCGGGAGAGGCCGTCGCGCGCCGGCTCGGCGAGACGCCGCTCTCCGGCGACGAGATCGGAGCGGCGAACGCGGGCTGGAGAGGGGAGACACCGCTCTGGTATTACATCCTGCGCGAGGCCGACGTGAAAAGCTCCGGAAATGGCCTCGGCCCCGTCGGTGGCCGCATCGTCGGCGAGGTGCTCGTCGGACTGCTCGATCGCGATCCAACCTCCGTGCGATTCGCACCTAACGATTGGCGACCAATCGCGACGCTCGTCGAGCTCCTCACGCAATCAATAGCTGGCGTCTAG
- a CDS encoding efflux transporter outer membrane subunit: protein MRNLGILLLTFVGACVGAPAYQAPTTRVAPEYSIGTAAVASGLRADSCPPESSAVALNRSVHYDAALPVAPFWQTLNDHVLSDLIDEALRANTDVRIAASRLTGARAARRLAAFDLAPTITASGSSIRQQASIAQLPGFGRQLPPEQLWDAGFDASWEVDLYGRVGRTVAAQGAFAASAEYALRDVQVSVAAEVARTYFELRGAEQQLGVAQRNAENQRRTVSLTQDRLAGGRGTAFDTERARSILYLTLATMPGLETEIARGRNRIAVLLGRTPDALPPALLKDGDRPQLPDTLEIGLPSNLIRRRPDVRRAERAAAAEQLLVGAAKADYLPRISLGARLGYTATSFDSLSRTGTSRLLVGPFISFPLFDLGRVKQRVDLARSRASEAQADYNATVLRALEETQVALVSYDRAHARLAILGEAVRSSQRASALAEQRFEAGLTDFLQVLDAERTLLDAENQLALGQTSAATALVAVYKAIGGTWPSQ, encoded by the coding sequence ATGCGTAATCTCGGCATTCTACTTCTGACATTCGTGGGTGCTTGCGTGGGTGCGCCGGCGTACCAGGCGCCGACGACCCGCGTCGCGCCAGAGTATTCGATCGGCACGGCTGCCGTCGCGAGCGGGTTGCGCGCGGACAGTTGTCCGCCCGAATCGAGTGCGGTCGCACTCAATCGATCGGTGCACTATGACGCGGCTTTGCCCGTTGCCCCGTTCTGGCAAACGCTGAACGATCATGTGCTCTCCGATCTCATCGACGAGGCTCTCAGAGCCAACACCGACGTCCGGATCGCTGCGTCGCGCCTAACGGGTGCGCGCGCGGCCCGCCGATTGGCGGCGTTCGACCTGGCGCCGACCATAACCGCGAGCGGCAGCTCGATTCGACAGCAAGCATCGATCGCGCAACTCCCCGGTTTTGGCCGACAGCTTCCGCCCGAGCAGCTCTGGGATGCTGGCTTCGATGCGTCGTGGGAGGTCGATCTCTACGGTCGCGTCGGTCGAACGGTCGCGGCCCAGGGTGCCTTCGCGGCGTCGGCGGAGTATGCGCTGCGCGACGTGCAAGTGAGCGTTGCGGCCGAGGTCGCGCGCACTTACTTCGAGTTGCGTGGTGCGGAGCAACAGCTTGGCGTCGCGCAGCGGAACGCCGAGAATCAGCGGCGCACCGTCTCGCTCACGCAGGACCGGCTCGCCGGCGGCCGAGGGACGGCCTTCGATACCGAGCGGGCGCGTTCGATTCTTTACCTCACGCTCGCAACGATGCCTGGTCTCGAGACCGAGATTGCGCGCGGTCGCAACCGAATCGCGGTATTGCTGGGTCGGACTCCGGATGCCCTGCCGCCCGCGTTACTCAAGGACGGAGACCGACCACAGCTTCCAGATACGCTGGAGATTGGGTTGCCGTCCAATCTGATCCGTCGTCGACCCGACGTGCGACGGGCCGAGCGCGCGGCAGCGGCCGAGCAGCTCCTCGTCGGCGCGGCCAAGGCGGACTACTTGCCGCGTATTTCGTTAGGCGCTCGCCTTGGATACACGGCGACGTCGTTCGATTCGCTCAGCCGCACGGGAACATCCCGGCTGCTCGTCGGGCCGTTCATCTCGTTCCCGCTGTTCGATCTCGGCCGTGTGAAACAGCGCGTCGATCTCGCTCGATCGCGAGCGAGTGAAGCGCAGGCGGATTACAACGCCACGGTGCTGCGCGCGCTCGAAGAGACGCAGGTTGCGCTCGTGAGCTACGATCGCGCCCATGCGCGACTCGCAATTCTCGGCGAAGCCGTGCGTTCGAGTCAGCGCGCGTCAGCGTTGGCAGAGCAACGGTTCGAGGCGGGACTCACGGACTTTCTCCAGGTGCTCGACGCGGAGCGCACCCTGCTCGACGCCGAGAATCAGCTCGCGTTAGGCCAGACGTCGGCCGCGACCGCACTCGTCGCCGTCTATAAGGCAATCGGAGGGACTTGGCCGTCGCAGTGA
- a CDS encoding chloride channel protein, with product MSTTTNGGSGSANGDGHSGSLARVRQRASMLLRSERRRLLFDTVLLGVAGVAAAQLFNFLLGLSRRLFLTAIAGYRPPGLPSEGASPLEVIGPHGLWLVPVAITIGGLLVGILTTWLAPEAEGHGTDAVVRAFHHSGGALRTRVAPVKLLASALTIGSGGAAGREGPIALIAAAIGSWYATITNRGDAERRLLLLVGAAAGLSAIFRSPIGAALFVIEVLYADMEFEASALLYATLAAIIAYAINGLFVGWGALFRVPPITTFSSPLSYGWYALLGVAAGLFATALPVVFYRTRDAFRRLPVPPFLKPAIGALLTGLLILAFPQVIAGGYGWIQQAIDGHMALGTMAALAVAEIVALSLTVSSGGSGGVFAPSLFIGAMLGGACAALGHQPVAPFVVVGMAAVFAGAAHVPIATMMMVTEMTGGYTLLVPAALAVLLSYLVQTRLSGRFKYRSIYEAQVSSRADSPAHYAQHLEIALRILREEQLSNLNLGELDLVSLVRSGIRVELSNDRRLFVGTLRAESPFVGTTIGTSGRKLAGSDTNIIGVLRGEKMLPPRADLALEAGDRLILIGDVASVDRLRDQFDPW from the coding sequence GTGAGCACGACTACGAACGGTGGATCTGGAAGCGCGAACGGTGACGGCCACAGCGGCTCGCTCGCCCGTGTCCGCCAGCGCGCCTCGATGCTGTTGCGTTCGGAGCGCCGCCGCCTCCTCTTCGATACCGTGCTCCTCGGCGTCGCCGGTGTCGCCGCTGCACAACTGTTCAACTTCCTCCTGGGCCTGTCGCGCAGGCTCTTCCTGACGGCGATCGCGGGTTACCGTCCGCCAGGGCTACCGAGCGAAGGCGCATCCCCACTTGAAGTGATCGGTCCGCACGGGCTGTGGCTCGTACCCGTCGCCATAACGATCGGCGGACTGCTGGTGGGTATCCTCACAACCTGGCTCGCGCCCGAAGCGGAAGGCCACGGCACGGACGCAGTGGTGCGCGCCTTTCACCACTCTGGTGGAGCACTTCGCACGCGCGTCGCTCCGGTGAAGCTGCTCGCTTCAGCCCTGACGATTGGCTCTGGCGGCGCAGCGGGACGCGAAGGGCCCATCGCGCTGATCGCCGCCGCCATTGGGTCGTGGTACGCGACGATTACGAACCGCGGCGACGCGGAACGACGACTCCTTCTGCTCGTCGGCGCCGCGGCCGGACTCTCTGCGATTTTTCGCTCGCCGATTGGTGCGGCGTTGTTCGTGATCGAGGTGCTGTACGCAGACATGGAATTCGAGGCGAGCGCGCTCCTGTACGCGACGCTGGCAGCCATTATCGCGTACGCAATCAACGGACTGTTCGTCGGCTGGGGCGCGCTGTTCCGCGTTCCGCCCATCACTACGTTTTCATCACCACTGTCATATGGGTGGTATGCGCTGCTCGGCGTGGCCGCCGGGCTCTTCGCCACGGCTCTCCCGGTCGTCTTCTACCGCACGCGCGATGCGTTCCGCCGGCTTCCTGTTCCGCCTTTCCTCAAGCCCGCGATCGGTGCCCTTCTGACTGGGCTGCTCATTCTTGCCTTCCCGCAGGTGATCGCGGGTGGATACGGCTGGATTCAGCAAGCGATCGACGGCCACATGGCGTTAGGCACGATGGCCGCGCTCGCGGTGGCAGAAATCGTGGCGCTCAGCTTGACCGTGAGCTCGGGCGGCTCCGGCGGCGTCTTCGCACCCAGTCTGTTCATCGGCGCCATGCTCGGCGGGGCGTGCGCCGCTCTTGGTCACCAGCCTGTTGCGCCATTCGTCGTGGTCGGCATGGCGGCCGTCTTCGCCGGCGCGGCACACGTGCCGATCGCGACGATGATGATGGTGACGGAGATGACCGGCGGTTACACCCTGCTCGTGCCCGCCGCGCTCGCCGTGCTGTTGAGTTATCTCGTACAGACTCGTCTCTCGGGTCGCTTCAAGTATCGGAGCATCTACGAGGCCCAGGTGTCGTCGCGCGCCGATTCACCGGCCCACTATGCTCAGCATCTCGAGATCGCCTTGCGCATCCTCCGCGAAGAGCAGCTGTCGAATCTCAATCTCGGAGAATTGGATCTCGTGTCACTCGTACGGTCGGGAATCCGTGTCGAGCTGTCGAATGACCGGCGCCTTTTCGTCGGCACGCTCCGCGCCGAGAGTCCGTTCGTCGGCACGACCATTGGCACGAGCGGACGCAAGCTCGCGGGAAGCGACACGAACATCATCGGTGTTCTGCGCGGAGAGAAGATGCTTCCGCCGCGCGCCGATCTCGCGCTGGAAGCCGGCGATCGATTAATTCTCATTGGCGACGTGGCGAGCGTCGACCGGCTCCGCGACCAGTTCGATCCTTGGTAA
- a CDS encoding lysozyme inhibitor LprI family protein yields MSNQREETACVGAALDTTERNFGAFYGALENFVGGDAVRGAQTMWLDYRKKQCEGIFNFFRRGTIAPSARIRCEIALTRSRMRDLDALFDVQLHH; encoded by the coding sequence GTGTCGAATCAACGCGAAGAGACCGCGTGCGTGGGCGCCGCCCTGGACACGACCGAGCGGAATTTCGGCGCGTTCTACGGCGCTCTCGAGAACTTTGTCGGCGGCGATGCAGTGCGTGGCGCGCAGACGATGTGGTTGGATTACCGAAAGAAGCAATGTGAGGGGATTTTCAATTTCTTCCGTCGCGGCACCATCGCGCCGTCGGCACGGATCCGATGCGAAATCGCATTGACGCGCAGCCGGATGCGAGATCTCGACGCACTATTCGACGTCCAACTGCATCATTGA
- a CDS encoding MFS transporter: MTDRSRSAPAVRVGASAAFAFVFTMGIVNLFGDTTYEGGASINGQFLSTLGASAAAISIIAGAGEFLGYSLRSVAGWTADKTGKYWPITFIGFAINLFAVPAMALAGNWQVAALLILAERTGRAIRKPTVEAMLSYSTGQLGTGWVYALNTTLDETGATIGPLLIAFALYRHASYRAGFSLLLISAALAFVALIVARILFPVPARLEQGEPAAKAQQFTPAFWLYMVAAACFGAGLMSFEFISFHLASHHTATLQWIPIFLGISTGFGVLANLALGRLYDRAGISTVVGAVLVSALFSPFVFLGGFGVALFGMLLWGVGYATQDTLFKAIVADRLPEGRRNFAFGIFYTGYGGGWLIGSVATGLLYQVSVGAVIAFSMAVQLGSIPVFLFARRKESRATARAGGRTRRRV, translated from the coding sequence TTGACTGACCGCTCGCGATCCGCACCCGCGGTGCGCGTCGGCGCGTCCGCCGCGTTCGCGTTCGTGTTCACGATGGGTATCGTGAACCTCTTCGGTGACACGACCTATGAAGGCGGCGCAAGCATCAATGGTCAGTTCCTCAGCACGCTCGGCGCGAGTGCTGCCGCGATCAGCATCATCGCTGGTGCGGGCGAGTTTCTCGGCTACAGTCTGCGATCTGTCGCGGGTTGGACCGCAGACAAGACCGGAAAATACTGGCCCATCACCTTCATTGGATTTGCGATCAATCTGTTCGCCGTTCCGGCGATGGCGCTCGCGGGAAATTGGCAGGTGGCCGCGCTGCTCATACTCGCGGAGCGCACTGGACGCGCGATTCGCAAGCCAACCGTCGAAGCGATGCTGTCGTACTCGACGGGACAGCTGGGCACGGGGTGGGTGTATGCGCTGAATACCACACTCGATGAAACCGGCGCGACGATCGGCCCGCTGCTCATTGCATTTGCACTCTATCGACATGCCAGCTATCGCGCCGGCTTCTCGCTTCTTCTCATCTCGGCGGCGCTGGCATTTGTCGCGCTGATCGTGGCGCGAATTCTCTTTCCCGTTCCTGCGAGGCTCGAGCAAGGCGAACCGGCGGCCAAGGCCCAACAATTCACACCGGCGTTCTGGCTCTACATGGTAGCCGCCGCGTGCTTCGGTGCCGGTTTAATGAGTTTTGAATTCATCTCGTTCCATCTCGCGAGTCATCACACCGCGACGCTGCAGTGGATTCCAATCTTCCTGGGCATCTCGACCGGCTTCGGGGTGCTCGCGAATCTGGCGCTCGGTCGACTGTACGATCGCGCCGGAATCAGCACGGTCGTTGGCGCGGTATTGGTGAGCGCGCTCTTTTCACCCTTCGTCTTTCTCGGCGGCTTCGGTGTGGCGCTCTTCGGGATGCTGCTCTGGGGCGTCGGTTATGCGACTCAGGACACTTTGTTCAAGGCCATCGTTGCCGATCGCCTGCCCGAAGGGCGGCGCAACTTCGCGTTCGGCATCTTCTACACAGGGTATGGTGGCGGATGGCTCATTGGGAGCGTCGCTACCGGTTTGCTCTATCAGGTCTCGGTCGGGGCCGTCATCGCGTTCTCGATGGCAGTGCAACTCGGCTCGATTCCCGTCTTCCTCTTCGCGCGGCGCAAGGAGTCACGGGCTACTGCGCGCGCCGGAGGTCGAACGCGGAGGCGCGTCTAG
- a CDS encoding response regulator, which produces MPIPISAQASLGPATDEWVAIIDDHESMRSSLARAFRFEGIRAEIFASAEAFLNRAIPTAPCCLVLDMQLPGMRGHELTHYLERERPPLPPTIFITAHEDLLASLDGCCVAHGRLRKPFEIDALLALVKPLLGN; this is translated from the coding sequence GTGCCGATACCAATCAGTGCGCAAGCGTCGCTCGGGCCAGCGACGGACGAATGGGTGGCGATCATCGACGACCACGAGTCGATGCGATCGTCCCTCGCTCGCGCGTTTCGGTTCGAGGGAATCCGCGCCGAGATTTTCGCGTCAGCGGAGGCGTTTCTCAATCGCGCCATACCGACCGCGCCATGCTGCCTCGTGCTCGACATGCAATTGCCGGGAATGCGAGGTCATGAACTGACGCACTACCTCGAGCGCGAGCGTCCGCCGCTGCCCCCGACGATTTTCATCACGGCGCATGAAGACCTGCTGGCGTCGCTCGACGGCTGTTGCGTCGCGCACGGCCGTCTCAGAAAGCCGTTCGAGATCGACGCTCTCCTTGCTCTCGTGAAGCCGCTACTGGGGAACTGA
- a CDS encoding alpha/beta hydrolase — protein sequence MNSRRSRTRYHHFLIPLLFSFACRDGELVDTVADGPPSASADAELPLLPALISGTIAGGGGLNLSFYEGGNAGGPSIVFIHGFTGSYLSWERQLAGPLATEFRLVMYDLRGHGASDKPLEAAKYTDGTLWADDLDALIRERHLERPVLVGWSYGGYVISDYLRRYGDAAIGGVVFLAAVTKNGTPEATGYLTDDVLAVFGDALSPDVQKSIDGTRALTRLFANPLRGELWERSYGSAMMVPPAVRAAMFNRVLDNDDVLAAIRVPTLVIHGSADRVVRVSAASHIAATVPGAKLLVYDGVGHAVQLDAPQRLDRDLAEFVRGTRRTRK from the coding sequence ATGAACAGCCGCCGCTCGCGGACCCGCTACCACCATTTCCTGATCCCGCTGCTCTTCTCGTTCGCGTGTCGCGACGGTGAGCTGGTCGACACTGTGGCCGACGGACCGCCGTCCGCATCCGCCGACGCCGAGCTTCCGTTGCTGCCGGCGCTGATATCCGGGACGATCGCCGGCGGAGGTGGACTGAATCTCAGCTTCTACGAGGGAGGCAACGCCGGCGGACCATCCATCGTGTTCATCCACGGCTTCACCGGAAGTTACTTGTCATGGGAGCGTCAGCTCGCCGGTCCGCTGGCCACGGAGTTTCGACTGGTGATGTACGATCTTCGGGGGCATGGCGCGTCCGACAAGCCCCTGGAAGCCGCCAAGTATACCGATGGAACGCTGTGGGCGGATGACTTGGACGCGCTGATTCGCGAAAGGCACCTCGAACGTCCCGTACTGGTCGGCTGGTCGTACGGCGGCTACGTGATCTCGGACTACCTCCGTCGCTACGGCGACGCGGCGATCGGCGGAGTTGTGTTCCTCGCTGCCGTCACGAAGAACGGCACACCGGAAGCGACGGGTTATCTCACCGACGACGTGCTGGCGGTGTTCGGAGACGCACTCTCCCCAGACGTGCAAAAGAGTATCGACGGGACACGCGCGCTCACCCGGCTGTTCGCCAATCCGCTGCGCGGCGAGTTGTGGGAGCGATCGTACGGAAGCGCGATGATGGTGCCGCCGGCGGTTCGGGCCGCGATGTTCAATCGCGTGCTCGACAACGACGACGTGCTCGCGGCCATCCGCGTGCCCACGCTCGTCATTCACGGTAGTGCCGACCGTGTGGTGCGGGTCAGCGCGGCGAGCCACATCGCCGCGACAGTCCCTGGTGCGAAGCTGCTCGTGTACGACGGCGTCGGTCACGCGGTGCAGCTCGATGCTCCACAGCGGCTCGACCGCGACCTTGCCGAGTTTGTGCGCGGCACGCGACGCACTCGGAAATAG
- a CDS encoding LuxR C-terminal-related transcriptional regulator has product MDLALRQVDLARLEHALTTILSPLAHERCDDWRLAVESSVAELLDGDHVVFGIPRAGLAMHVHSTNVAARPQLAIQTLFGQLPDLPADPWLQEAERERLRSGAEVWSRLRAFWRAAAGRPAALKGSPFLGEVLTPGRIQDSENIDWSVAGGHVALCVSYSNAESSVRSRRSSPRGTAGALLRLLLPALKAGVSMRLAQDQEVASAPSLARLGLTRREAQVARLLARRATNREIAEQLGMSPHTVRHHVENVFAKLGVHSRRAITFLSS; this is encoded by the coding sequence ATGGACCTCGCGCTGCGGCAGGTGGATCTCGCGCGACTCGAGCACGCGCTGACGACGATCCTGTCACCGCTGGCGCACGAGCGCTGCGACGACTGGCGACTCGCCGTCGAGTCGTCGGTCGCTGAGTTGCTCGACGGCGATCACGTCGTCTTTGGCATCCCTCGCGCCGGGCTCGCGATGCATGTCCACTCGACGAACGTGGCGGCGCGGCCGCAGCTCGCGATCCAGACTCTCTTCGGACAGCTACCGGACCTGCCGGCGGATCCGTGGCTACAGGAGGCCGAGCGCGAGCGGCTGCGCTCAGGTGCCGAGGTGTGGAGCAGGCTGCGTGCGTTCTGGCGGGCCGCCGCCGGCCGGCCGGCGGCATTGAAGGGCTCGCCCTTCCTCGGCGAAGTCCTCACTCCCGGTCGCATCCAAGACAGCGAGAACATCGATTGGTCCGTAGCTGGTGGGCACGTCGCGTTGTGCGTCTCGTACAGCAACGCGGAGTCGTCAGTGCGGTCGCGGCGCTCGAGCCCGAGAGGAACGGCGGGCGCGTTGCTCCGCCTGCTGCTTCCCGCGCTCAAGGCCGGAGTGAGCATGCGGCTCGCGCAGGATCAGGAGGTCGCGTCGGCGCCGAGCCTCGCGCGTCTCGGTCTCACCCGGCGCGAGGCGCAGGTGGCGCGCCTTCTCGCGCGGCGCGCCACGAACCGGGAGATCGCCGAGCAGCTTGGGATGAGTCCGCACACGGTGCGGCATCACGTGGAGAATGTCTTCGCGAAGCTCGGTGTGCATTCGCGCCGAGCTATCACATTCCTGTCATCCTGA